Proteins from one Malaya genurostris strain Urasoe2022 chromosome 2, Malgen_1.1, whole genome shotgun sequence genomic window:
- the LOC131430459 gene encoding putative inorganic phosphate cotransporter isoform X2 — MLSGWQLTVSKFFIIPQRVVLAIFGFLAILNAYTMRISLSIAITEMVNKTTSAELEEGVCPAEDGLGTSEISGGQFNWDQELQGIILSSFYWGYVITHLPGGILAERFGGKWTLSLGILSTAVFTLITPWAVNLGGSTALIVIRVLMGLGEGTTFPALSALLAAWIPLKERSKLGSLVFGGGQMGTILGNLISGLLLHNFDGWSSVFYFFGGMGVLWFILFTLLCYSDPESHPFISDKEKEYLQQEMGTLSRDKTLPPTPWRYILTSVPLMALVCAQIGHDWGFFIMVTDLPKYMSDVLRFSIKNNGLFSSLPYLLMWIVSLTTGVLSDWLISSGRMSITFGRKLFTTIASAGPAFFIVGASYAGCDRALVVALFTLAMGFMGTFYPGMKVNPLDLSPNYAGSLMAVTNGIGAITGIIAPYVVGIMTPNHALEEWRIVFWISFAVFHVTNLVYVLWASGEVQPWNTPHLMNKSVESGDSKHDIFSDEKKKSDAVKMMK, encoded by the exons TTTTCATCATTCCGCAGCGGGTGGTCCTGGCGATCTTCGGCTTTCTGGCAATCCTCAATGCCTACACGATGCGGATCAGCCTGTCGATCGCCATCACCGAGATGGTCAACAAGACTACCAGCGCCGAACTGGAAGAAGGTGTCTGCCCGGCTGAAGACGGTTTGGGGACCAGCGAAATCAGCGGAGGACAATTCAACTGGGATCAGGAACTGCAGGGTATCATTCTGTCATCGTTCTACTGGGGTTACGTGATCACCCATCTGCCGGGTGGTATACTGGCGGAAAGGTTTGGCGGAAAGTGGACACTCAGTTTGGGCATTCTGTCGACGGCTGTGTTCACCTTGATCACACCTTGGGCCGTCAACTTGGGAGGATCGACGGCACTGATTGTGATCCGGGTGTTGATGGGTCTCGGCGAGGGAACCACATTTCCGGCGTTGAGTGCCTTGCTGGCCGCGTGGATACCGCTGAAAGAACGGAGCAAGCTGGGATCGCTGGTGTTCGGTGGTGGGCAGATGGGTACGATTCTGGGAAATCTAATATCCGGCCTTTTGCTACACAACTTCGATGGATGGTCGTCCGTGTTCTACTTCTTCGGTGGAATGGGAGTCTTGTGGTTCATTTTATTC ACGCTCCTCTGCTACAGTGACCCAGAATCTCACCCATTCATCAGTGACAAAGAGAAGGAATACCTCCAGCAGGAAATGGGAACACTGTCCCGGGACAAAACACTTCCACCGACACCGTGGCGTTACATTCTGACCAGTGTGCCGCTGATGGCATTGGTTTGTGCCCAGATCGGTCACGATTGGGGCTTTTTCATCATGGTGACGGATCTTCCCAAGTACATGAGTGACGTTCTGAGGTTCTCGATCAAGAATAACGGTCTGTTTTCCTCACTACCCTATCTGTTGATGTGGATCGTATCTCTGACGACTGGAGTGCTGAGCGATTGGTTGATCTCCTCCGGAAGGATGTCGATCACTTTTGGCAGGAAGCTATTCACGACAATCG CATCCGCTGGACCGGCTTTCTTCATCGTGGGTGCTTCGTATGCCGGTTGTGATCGTGCTCTGGTGGTCGCACTGTTCACCCTAGCGATGGGTTTCATGGGTACCTTCTATCCGGGAATGAAGGTCAACCCACTGGATCTGAGTCCCAACTATGCGGGAAGTTTGATGGCTGTTACCAACGGTATTGGTGCCATTACGGGAATCATCGCTCCGTACGTCGTTGGCATCATGACTCCGAAT CACGCGCTCGAAGAATGGCGCATCGTATTTTGGATCTCGTTTGCCGTATTCCACGTGACTAATTTGGTGTACGTGCTGTGGGCATCTGGCGAGGTGCAACCCTGGAACACACCGCATCTGATGAACAAATCGGTGGAATCCGGTGACTCCAAGCACGACATTTTCAGCGACGAGAAGAAAAAGTCGGATGCCGTGAAGATGATGAAGTGA
- the LOC131430460 gene encoding putative inorganic phosphate cotransporter produces MNPKLVACCQSAWCISMQHLTTLLAFFSIVNQYTMRICLSLAITEMVQPTNGSSTDESHVRCRNSIRSGTEHAQPRVIQGDAFEWDEYVQGIILSAFFWGYVLSHFGSAFIADRYPRLMLGLSVLITAVLTLLTPLAIDVGGAPLLIATRAIEGIGEGATFPVLSAIVAQWIPPHQRGTLGSFIFSGGQIGSLAGGIGTGFLLSELNSWRMVFYVWGTLAIVWYIFWVILGYESPESHPFIKETEKQKLIESFADAKKKPDVGPIPWRSIAKSVPFWGLVAGQIGHDWGFYLIATDLPKYMKSVLGFSVKHNGMISYFPFLCMWIFSVLGGWICDKQISKQCVSITAARKMWTTIGSLVPAISLLAASYAECNTVVVVVSFAICVTFMGGFYPGIKVNVNDLSPNYAGFLMAVVNGFGAITGILVPYTAGWMTPNQTIEEWRNVFWLAFWVLNVTNVIFIAFASGEIQPWNDPNSRTESN; encoded by the exons ATGAACCCGAAGCTAGTGGCATGCTGTCAATCAG CATGGTGCATCTCCATGCAACATCTGACGACTCTGTTGGCGTTCTTTTCGATTGTCAATCAGTACACGATGCGAATCTGTTTGAGCTTGGCCATTACGGAAATGGTTCAACCGACCAATGGGTCCAGTACGGACGAAAGCCATGTCCGTTGCAGAAATTCCATACGATCCGGAACGGAACACGCCCAGCCCCGAGTCATCCAGGGTGACGCTTTCGAATGGGACGAATATGTACAGGGAATTATCCTGTCGGCATTTTTCTGGGGCTATGTACTGTCTCATTTCGGAAGTGCATTCATCGCCGACCGGTACCCGAGGCTAATGTTGGGATTGAGCGTTCTAATTACGGCTGTCCTGACCCTACTGACGCCGTTGGCCATCGATGTCGGAGGAGCACCGCTGCTGATTGCCACGCGAGCGATCGAAGGAATCGGCGAAGGAGCAACTTTTCCGGTGCTGAGTGCTATCGTGGCCCAGTGGATTCCGCCGCATCAACGGGGAACGCTTGGTTCGTTCATCTTCAGCGGTGGACAAATCGGATCTCTTGCGGGAGGCATCGGAACGGGATTTCTACTGTCGGAACTGAACAGTTGGCGAATGGTGTTCTACGTGTGGGGAACACTGGCCATCGTTTGGTACATTTTTTGGGTAATACTCGGGTATGAAAGTCCGGAAAGTCATCCGTTTATAAAAGAAACGGAGAAACAAAAGCTGATCGAAAGTTTCGCTGATGCTAAAAAGAAACCGGACGTTGGACCGATTCCTTGGCGGAGCATTGCCAAAAGTGTGCCGTTTTGGGGACTCGTTGCTGGacag ATCGGTCACGATTGGGGATTCTATTTGATAGCCACCGATCTTCCCAAGTACATGAAGAGTGTACTAGGATTTTCGGTTAAACATAACGGAATGATCAGCTACTTTCCCTTCCTGTGCATGTGGATATTTTCGGTGCTGGGAGGTTGGATCTGCGACAAACAGATTTCTAAACAGTGCGTTTCAATTACGGCTGCCCGGAAGATGTGGACAACCATCGGTTCGCTCGTTCCGGCCATCAGTTTGCTGGCGGCGTCGTACGCCGAGTGCAACACAGTGGTTGTGGTTGTAAGTTTCGCCATATGCGTTACATTCATGGGTGGGTTCTATCCGGGAATCAAGGTCAACGTGAACGATTTGAGTCCCAACTATGCCGGGTTTTTGATGGCCGTTGTTAACGGATTCGGTGCCATTAcag GCATTCTGGTTCCGTACACCGCTGGATGGATGACTCCGAAT CAAACCATCGAAGAATGGCGCAACGTATTCTGGCTGGCGTTTTGGGTTCTCAACGTGACCAACGTTATATTTATTGCGTTCGCCTCCGGTGAAATTCAACCGTGGAACGATCCAAACTCTCGCACCGAGAGCAACTGA
- the LOC131430459 gene encoding putative inorganic phosphate cotransporter isoform X1 encodes MIRYNDHKSFGEREPLLGKGSYPGEPMPGPSWIGGDSGGGGRRKHEGNNRWLTKVFIIPQRVVLAIFGFLAILNAYTMRISLSIAITEMVNKTTSAELEEGVCPAEDGLGTSEISGGQFNWDQELQGIILSSFYWGYVITHLPGGILAERFGGKWTLSLGILSTAVFTLITPWAVNLGGSTALIVIRVLMGLGEGTTFPALSALLAAWIPLKERSKLGSLVFGGGQMGTILGNLISGLLLHNFDGWSSVFYFFGGMGVLWFILFTLLCYSDPESHPFISDKEKEYLQQEMGTLSRDKTLPPTPWRYILTSVPLMALVCAQIGHDWGFFIMVTDLPKYMSDVLRFSIKNNGLFSSLPYLLMWIVSLTTGVLSDWLISSGRMSITFGRKLFTTIASAGPAFFIVGASYAGCDRALVVALFTLAMGFMGTFYPGMKVNPLDLSPNYAGSLMAVTNGIGAITGIIAPYVVGIMTPNHALEEWRIVFWISFAVFHVTNLVYVLWASGEVQPWNTPHLMNKSVESGDSKHDIFSDEKKKSDAVKMMK; translated from the exons TTTTCATCATTCCGCAGCGGGTGGTCCTGGCGATCTTCGGCTTTCTGGCAATCCTCAATGCCTACACGATGCGGATCAGCCTGTCGATCGCCATCACCGAGATGGTCAACAAGACTACCAGCGCCGAACTGGAAGAAGGTGTCTGCCCGGCTGAAGACGGTTTGGGGACCAGCGAAATCAGCGGAGGACAATTCAACTGGGATCAGGAACTGCAGGGTATCATTCTGTCATCGTTCTACTGGGGTTACGTGATCACCCATCTGCCGGGTGGTATACTGGCGGAAAGGTTTGGCGGAAAGTGGACACTCAGTTTGGGCATTCTGTCGACGGCTGTGTTCACCTTGATCACACCTTGGGCCGTCAACTTGGGAGGATCGACGGCACTGATTGTGATCCGGGTGTTGATGGGTCTCGGCGAGGGAACCACATTTCCGGCGTTGAGTGCCTTGCTGGCCGCGTGGATACCGCTGAAAGAACGGAGCAAGCTGGGATCGCTGGTGTTCGGTGGTGGGCAGATGGGTACGATTCTGGGAAATCTAATATCCGGCCTTTTGCTACACAACTTCGATGGATGGTCGTCCGTGTTCTACTTCTTCGGTGGAATGGGAGTCTTGTGGTTCATTTTATTC ACGCTCCTCTGCTACAGTGACCCAGAATCTCACCCATTCATCAGTGACAAAGAGAAGGAATACCTCCAGCAGGAAATGGGAACACTGTCCCGGGACAAAACACTTCCACCGACACCGTGGCGTTACATTCTGACCAGTGTGCCGCTGATGGCATTGGTTTGTGCCCAGATCGGTCACGATTGGGGCTTTTTCATCATGGTGACGGATCTTCCCAAGTACATGAGTGACGTTCTGAGGTTCTCGATCAAGAATAACGGTCTGTTTTCCTCACTACCCTATCTGTTGATGTGGATCGTATCTCTGACGACTGGAGTGCTGAGCGATTGGTTGATCTCCTCCGGAAGGATGTCGATCACTTTTGGCAGGAAGCTATTCACGACAATCG CATCCGCTGGACCGGCTTTCTTCATCGTGGGTGCTTCGTATGCCGGTTGTGATCGTGCTCTGGTGGTCGCACTGTTCACCCTAGCGATGGGTTTCATGGGTACCTTCTATCCGGGAATGAAGGTCAACCCACTGGATCTGAGTCCCAACTATGCGGGAAGTTTGATGGCTGTTACCAACGGTATTGGTGCCATTACGGGAATCATCGCTCCGTACGTCGTTGGCATCATGACTCCGAAT CACGCGCTCGAAGAATGGCGCATCGTATTTTGGATCTCGTTTGCCGTATTCCACGTGACTAATTTGGTGTACGTGCTGTGGGCATCTGGCGAGGTGCAACCCTGGAACACACCGCATCTGATGAACAAATCGGTGGAATCCGGTGACTCCAAGCACGACATTTTCAGCGACGAGAAGAAAAAGTCGGATGCCGTGAAGATGATGAAGTGA